The following are encoded in a window of Sulfurimonas sp. C5 genomic DNA:
- a CDS encoding CoA-binding protein, producing MECEFPTVNSNQQEIKEIFDSVKTIAILGLSPNPEKDSHRVAAYLQAHGYKIVPVYPKEDEILGEKVYRSLKEIPFKVDMVNIFRKPDALDPIADACIERGDIDVFWAQIGIVNNAAAQKAQDAGMKVVQSQCAMVDHRNLFN from the coding sequence ATGGAATGTGAATTTCCTACGGTAAACTCTAATCAGCAAGAGATAAAAGAAATTTTTGATAGTGTAAAGACTATAGCAATTTTAGGTTTATCACCAAATCCGGAGAAAGATTCTCATAGAGTAGCAGCATATTTACAAGCTCACGGTTATAAGATTGTACCTGTATATCCTAAAGAAGATGAGATTTTAGGAGAAAAAGTATATAGAAGTCTTAAAGAGATCCCTTTTAAAGTAGATATGGTAAATATTTTTAGAAAACCTGATGCACTTGATCCAATAGCAGATGCATGTATAGAACGTGGTGATATTGATGTATTTTGGGCACAAATTGGTATAGTAAATAATGCAGCTGCTCAAAAAGCACAAGATGCCGGAATGAAAGTTGTTCAAAGTCAATGTGCTATGGTAGACCATAGAAATCTTTTTAATTAG
- a CDS encoding nickel-dependent hydrogenase large subunit: MSLKKIVIDPITRIEGHLRIEVEVDDDNVVRDAWASGQLFRGIEIILKDRDPRDAGLLAGRMCGVCTNSHFRGAVTCVEDAYGLEIPKNAEIIRNLMAMALFIQDHVVHFYHLHSLDYVDVTSALTADPKMTSKEAHKYHENPYRNSHSHYEETLKKLDNFVKSGKLGPFANGYWGHKTYKLSAEQNLLLISHYLEALKFQTKVSKAVAIFGAKTPHPQTLVVGGITSVADMLNPQRLNEYLFIMKEAHEFVQRAYLPDAKLLALAYRDEIKAGVGRANGNYMSAGGYSFEDERKLFCDGVIHNHDFANVQDFDASKITEEVDRAWYEGNQFEFEVKYTDLNSDGSLKTEKNDDKYSWIKAPRYDKQPMETGPLARILISYSKKNPLIISFVDEFLEETNLELIDLCTAVGRNAARAIESSYICEYIFKLVSELLQNVKYYDTDTWKQYSFDALQSEAQGKAFLEVPRGTLSHFVNIKGTKIENYSVIAPTTWNATPKNFDGLRGAYEEALVGLKIEDRSKPLEVLRVIHSFDPCLACAVHVIDTKGKELGKYKISSLK; encoded by the coding sequence ATGAGTCTTAAAAAAATTGTTATCGATCCAATTACGAGAATAGAGGGACATCTGCGTATAGAAGTTGAGGTAGACGATGACAATGTAGTACGAGATGCTTGGGCAAGCGGACAGCTGTTCCGCGGTATAGAGATAATTCTTAAAGATCGCGATCCAAGAGATGCAGGACTTTTAGCAGGACGTATGTGCGGAGTATGTACAAACTCTCATTTTAGAGGAGCTGTAACTTGTGTGGAAGATGCATATGGACTTGAGATCCCTAAAAATGCAGAAATAATTCGGAATTTAATGGCAATGGCACTGTTTATTCAAGATCATGTTGTTCACTTTTATCATTTGCACTCTTTGGATTATGTAGATGTAACAAGTGCTTTAACAGCAGATCCGAAAATGACATCAAAAGAGGCACATAAATATCATGAAAACCCTTATAGAAATTCCCATTCCCATTATGAAGAGACTCTAAAAAAACTGGATAATTTTGTGAAAAGTGGTAAACTAGGGCCGTTTGCTAATGGATATTGGGGGCATAAAACATATAAACTTTCAGCAGAGCAAAATCTACTGCTTATTTCGCATTATTTAGAAGCACTGAAGTTTCAGACCAAAGTGAGCAAAGCAGTAGCAATTTTCGGTGCTAAAACCCCTCATCCTCAAACTCTTGTTGTAGGTGGAATCACTAGTGTTGCTGACATGCTAAATCCACAAAGATTGAATGAGTACCTTTTTATTATGAAAGAAGCACATGAATTTGTTCAAAGGGCATATCTTCCAGATGCAAAATTGCTAGCCCTTGCTTATAGAGATGAGATTAAAGCGGGTGTAGGAAGAGCAAACGGTAATTATATGTCGGCAGGTGGATATAGCTTTGAAGATGAGAGAAAACTTTTTTGCGATGGTGTGATCCATAACCATGATTTTGCAAATGTTCAAGATTTTGATGCAAGTAAAATTACTGAAGAGGTGGACAGAGCTTGGTATGAAGGGAATCAGTTCGAATTTGAAGTAAAGTATACCGATCTAAATAGTGACGGCTCTTTAAAAACGGAAAAAAATGATGACAAATACTCATGGATTAAAGCACCGCGTTACGATAAACAACCGATGGAAACAGGACCTCTTGCTCGTATACTGATAAGTTATTCAAAAAAGAATCCTCTAATTATTTCATTTGTAGACGAATTCTTAGAAGAGACCAATTTAGAACTCATTGATCTGTGTACAGCTGTAGGAAGAAATGCCGCTCGTGCAATAGAGAGCAGTTATATTTGTGAGTATATTTTTAAACTTGTATCAGAGTTACTTCAAAATGTTAAGTATTACGATACAGATACTTGGAAACAGTATAGTTTTGATGCATTACAAAGTGAAGCTCAAGGTAAGGCTTTTTTAGAAGTGCCAAGAGGGACACTTTCGCATTTTGTCAATATCAAAGGTACAAAAATTGAAAATTATTCTGTAATTGCTCCAACAACTTGGAATGCTACACCGAAAAACTTTGACGGGCTTCGAGGTGCATATGAAGAGGCACTAGTCGGTTTAAAAATAGAAGATAGATCAAAGCCTTTAGAGGTTTTAAGAGTAATTCACTCTTTTGACCCATGTTTAGCATGTGCAGTGCATGTGATAGATACAAAAGGCAAAGAACTTGGAAAGTATAAGATCTCTAGTTTGAAGTAA
- a CDS encoding hydrogenase small subunit has product MRIVIIGAGIAGAYIANKLIQEDISLDIVLLSDEEYPSYDRIHLCRLVDDSDELDDIAIPLHPKIKLELNQKITTIDRQHKRILTETAMYGYDKLIIATGSLPVTLFNIKNISNATVFRSARDCKKIHEGVTGREVVIVGAGPIALELLETLNEMEAVKHITLLVRSKYLYSKDLSSDAIKTIENSYTEKGKVSISYEDEIVDKTVENSQITLIQTKKMKIENPFVVFGVGIRPNIDLFRDVLKSNKGLLTNNYMQTEDENIYAIGECAEVEAFNFIAGHVKACTLQADCAISHILNLERKEFKQETDVDMLKVGNFDLIEVRSPTFSSEYEKVLITSKKDNRIDEYFFNNDKLTRFIGINSNVDVGYLETLMDSGTKVDINYLYENRLVGERGRLVCSCEHVYQQDIVDIVKETGIASFSELAPFSQAGRVCGRCKLMVQDIIKASQELIDPNMVRKTPDEIQREKEIQAVQKRLDKFNALHPRNNLSAENLESALESLEIEKHKVNSWISMVTASMQLHPNFEEVVEKGIQTLNRVPIIWLELADCSGNSEAFIKSENPAIEDLIFDYISLDYHELLMSPSGDQSETVLEDIVKNQKGEYVLIVEGAVPLAMDGKYLRIGPNGTTGLELLRKTAKDAALVIAVGSCAFDGGVVAAYPNPTGAVGVAQALERDDVINISGCPTNPTNIVGTLLSYLMFEELPPLDSFNRPLWAYEGRIHDNCERRGHYELGEFVKEWGDEGAKKGYCLFEMGCKGPYTNANCPTMKFNGGTSWPVQAGHGCMGCVEAGFFDKFANERKYEKDVEDES; this is encoded by the coding sequence ATGAGAATTGTAATCATCGGAGCGGGTATTGCAGGTGCTTATATTGCAAATAAACTGATACAAGAAGATATATCTTTAGATATAGTTCTTTTAAGTGATGAAGAATATCCCTCTTACGATAGAATACACTTATGCCGCTTGGTAGATGACTCTGATGAGCTCGATGATATTGCTATCCCGCTTCACCCTAAGATAAAACTTGAACTGAATCAAAAAATTACCACTATTGACAGACAACATAAGCGTATTTTGACAGAGACGGCAATGTACGGTTACGATAAGCTGATTATTGCTACCGGTTCTCTGCCTGTTACACTCTTTAATATCAAAAATATTTCAAATGCCACAGTTTTTAGAAGTGCACGTGATTGTAAAAAAATTCATGAAGGTGTTACTGGTAGAGAAGTAGTGATTGTAGGTGCTGGACCTATAGCACTTGAACTTCTTGAAACACTCAATGAAATGGAAGCTGTAAAGCACATTACTCTGCTTGTACGTTCTAAATATCTTTACAGTAAAGATCTCTCAAGTGATGCTATCAAAACCATAGAGAACTCTTACACAGAGAAAGGTAAGGTATCGATCTCTTATGAAGATGAGATTGTAGATAAAACAGTAGAAAACTCTCAAATAACTTTAATTCAAACCAAGAAAATGAAAATCGAAAATCCTTTTGTTGTATTTGGTGTCGGTATCAGACCAAATATAGATCTGTTTCGAGATGTTCTAAAGTCAAACAAAGGACTTTTAACAAACAACTATATGCAAACTGAAGATGAAAATATCTATGCCATAGGTGAATGTGCCGAAGTGGAAGCATTTAATTTCATAGCAGGACATGTCAAAGCGTGTACGCTTCAGGCCGATTGTGCTATTTCACATATATTAAACCTAGAGAGAAAAGAGTTTAAACAAGAGACAGATGTAGATATGCTTAAAGTTGGAAACTTCGATCTTATAGAGGTGCGTTCTCCTACTTTTTCAAGTGAGTATGAAAAGGTATTAATTACATCCAAAAAAGATAATCGTATAGATGAGTATTTTTTTAACAACGATAAACTAACTCGCTTTATAGGTATTAATTCCAATGTTGACGTAGGATACTTAGAAACACTTATGGATAGCGGAACAAAAGTAGATATTAATTACCTCTATGAAAATAGACTCGTAGGTGAGCGGGGAAGACTGGTATGTAGTTGTGAACATGTGTATCAGCAAGATATTGTAGATATTGTTAAAGAAACCGGAATCGCTTCATTTTCTGAATTGGCACCGTTTTCTCAAGCTGGTCGTGTATGTGGAAGATGTAAGCTTATGGTGCAAGATATTATCAAAGCATCACAAGAGTTAATTGACCCGAATATGGTGAGAAAAACTCCTGATGAAATACAAAGAGAAAAAGAGATACAGGCTGTACAAAAACGTCTTGATAAATTTAATGCTTTGCACCCGAGGAATAATCTCTCTGCAGAGAATTTAGAGAGTGCTTTGGAATCATTAGAGATCGAAAAACATAAAGTTAACAGTTGGATCTCAATGGTAACAGCAAGTATGCAGCTGCATCCTAATTTTGAAGAAGTGGTAGAAAAAGGGATCCAAACACTTAACCGTGTACCGATAATATGGCTGGAATTAGCCGATTGTAGCGGGAACTCGGAAGCTTTTATAAAATCGGAAAATCCTGCAATTGAGGATCTGATATTTGATTATATATCACTGGATTACCATGAACTTTTAATGAGTCCTAGCGGTGATCAGAGTGAGACGGTTTTAGAGGATATCGTTAAAAATCAAAAAGGGGAGTATGTCCTTATTGTAGAGGGTGCAGTTCCTTTGGCAATGGATGGAAAGTATCTAAGAATTGGTCCAAACGGTACAACAGGACTTGAGTTGTTACGAAAAACAGCTAAGGATGCGGCTCTTGTGATAGCGGTAGGGAGTTGTGCATTTGACGGTGGAGTTGTGGCTGCATATCCAAACCCTACAGGTGCCGTAGGGGTGGCTCAAGCACTGGAACGTGATGACGTTATAAACATTTCGGGTTGTCCGACAAATCCTACAAATATTGTAGGTACACTTCTTTCTTATTTAATGTTTGAAGAATTGCCTCCGCTTGATAGTTTTAACAGACCGTTATGGGCCTATGAAGGAAGAATCCATGATAATTGTGAAAGACGTGGACATTACGAACTTGGAGAGTTTGTAAAAGAGTGGGGTGATGAAGGTGCTAAAAAAGGATACTGTCTTTTTGAAATGGGATGTAAAGGTCCATATACAAATGCAAACTGCCCGACTATGAAGTTTAATGGCGGGACAAGTTGGCCTGTACAAGCAGGACATGGATGTATGGGATGTGTAGAAGCAGGTTTTTTTGATAAGTTTGCTAATGAAAGAAAGTATGAAAAGGATGTAGAAGATGAGTCTTAA
- a CDS encoding MOSC domain-containing protein: MYNYSYPVFIHHIFTSPQHNYFTREKFDVGDAPTLEHKEINVKQGQGLQGDRFKFSKYPITLISAEVIDEISKALGFEVDPKLFRRNIIISGIHLNSLIGKKFYLGDVLCEGMAHCAPCTWMDAVIVKGTYKLMKGRGGLRIKVLSNGELKCGTTTIETDEEITANPVMPLATSKIPG; encoded by the coding sequence ATGTATAACTATTCCTATCCAGTGTTTATCCATCATATTTTTACATCCCCACAACATAATTATTTTACAAGAGAAAAGTTTGACGTAGGTGATGCACCGACTTTAGAACATAAAGAGATTAATGTAAAACAAGGGCAAGGACTTCAAGGAGATCGTTTTAAATTTTCCAAGTATCCCATTACACTTATATCTGCTGAAGTGATTGATGAGATATCAAAAGCCCTCGGCTTTGAAGTAGATCCAAAACTATTCCGCAGAAATATCATTATAAGCGGTATTCATCTCAACTCTCTGATTGGAAAAAAGTTTTACCTTGGTGATGTTCTTTGTGAAGGGATGGCACACTGTGCACCGTGTACCTGGATGGATGCTGTGATCGTAAAAGGTACTTACAAACTAATGAAAGGTCGAGGCGGTTTACGTATAAAAGTGCTCAGTAATGGAGAACTAAAATGTGGCACTACGACTATTGAAACAGATGAAGAGATTACAGCTAATCCTGTAATGCCTCTTGCAACTTCGAAAATTCCTGGTTAA
- a CDS encoding TIGR02757 family protein, with amino-acid sequence MSIKEILDREVASRNCYEEVCEDKLDPIIVARKYNDETIALVCSLFAYGNVKQIVKFLESLDYSLLEKSDREIENALQNHYYRFQTADDVVAIFKALKRLKEVTTLEELFTSKYLQTSNVIDGINAIVEKLYELYPYSSKGYTFLIGKITTKTKGAGALKRWMMWLRWMVRKDNIDLGLWNRVNKADLIIPLDTHTFNVSKRLGLLQRKTYDLQAAIELTETLKEFDKEDPLKYDFALYRLGQEKIF; translated from the coding sequence GTGAGTATCAAAGAGATTTTGGACCGTGAAGTTGCTTCGCGGAACTGCTACGAAGAGGTGTGTGAGGATAAACTTGATCCAATCATCGTAGCACGCAAATATAATGATGAAACAATAGCACTTGTTTGTTCCCTTTTTGCATATGGCAACGTCAAGCAGATCGTGAAGTTTTTAGAATCACTCGATTATTCATTATTGGAAAAAAGTGATCGTGAAATTGAGAATGCTTTACAAAACCACTACTATAGATTTCAAACAGCTGATGATGTAGTTGCAATTTTTAAAGCCTTGAAACGTTTAAAAGAAGTTACTACTTTAGAAGAGCTCTTTACTAGTAAATATCTACAGACATCTAACGTAATAGATGGTATTAATGCAATTGTAGAAAAACTTTATGAACTCTATCCTTATAGTTCAAAGGGGTACACTTTCCTAATTGGAAAAATAACGACAAAAACAAAAGGTGCAGGGGCATTAAAGCGATGGATGATGTGGCTGCGCTGGATGGTAAGAAAAGATAATATTGATTTGGGTCTATGGAACAGGGTAAATAAAGCAGATCTTATTATTCCGCTTGACACACATACTTTCAATGTCAGTAAAAGATTGGGATTGTTGCAACGTAAAACATATGACTTACAAGCCGCAATTGAGCTCACAGAAACACTTAAAGAGTTTGACAAAGAAGATCCGTTAAAATACGACTTTGCATTGTACAGACTGGGACAAGAAAAGATATTTTAA
- a CDS encoding RNA polymerase factor sigma-54 — translation MAVLRQSQSVETKHKLSNTLRNWLPILHSSLSDLGEAMEPFVNANPVIEVKSGYEEDFERKIPKKIFSGNVSNSRTEQIEALTIQSRSLYEVLDEQLEAPLFPTPISQEIARYVVENLDENGYYEGDSDEFCQEHDITIDAFEKVRLRFAHIEPLGIGAEDLAESFLFQLDNSEISNEAYPLAVEMINDLQNIHSYAGKEYFSEVMHIISTFKNPPNIEYQEDSSHIVPDLMIYFNDEEQIEVKLNDSYYPAIHIDTSYGVEHDFVSQKIKEAKSLVDALEMRKATLYKVGLMIVEYQYDFFTGGQIMPLTLKTLADEFGHNPSTISRAIANKYIACDRGVFAMKDFFTTAIDEDVSNAAIKEFLTGLVKEESREKPLSDMKLLELIQDKFKVKMVRRTIAKYRKQLNIAGSSERKKLYQLGLS, via the coding sequence TTGGCAGTTCTAAGACAATCTCAAAGCGTTGAAACCAAACACAAACTATCAAATACTTTAAGAAATTGGCTTCCAATTCTTCATTCTAGTCTTTCGGACCTTGGTGAAGCTATGGAGCCTTTTGTTAATGCAAATCCTGTTATTGAAGTTAAATCGGGTTATGAAGAGGATTTTGAACGAAAGATCCCTAAAAAGATCTTCTCAGGCAATGTAAGCAATTCCAGAACGGAACAGATTGAAGCATTGACAATTCAGTCAAGAAGTCTATATGAAGTACTGGATGAACAGCTGGAAGCTCCACTATTTCCTACACCTATTTCTCAAGAGATCGCAAGATATGTAGTAGAGAACTTGGATGAAAACGGTTATTATGAAGGGGACAGTGACGAATTTTGTCAAGAGCATGATATAACTATTGATGCTTTTGAAAAAGTACGTCTGCGATTTGCTCATATTGAACCGTTGGGAATAGGTGCTGAAGATCTTGCAGAATCGTTTTTATTTCAACTGGATAACTCAGAGATCTCCAATGAAGCATATCCTCTGGCAGTCGAGATGATTAATGATCTTCAAAATATTCACAGTTATGCAGGTAAAGAATATTTTTCTGAAGTTATGCATATTATTTCTACTTTCAAAAATCCGCCGAATATTGAGTATCAAGAAGATTCCAGTCATATAGTCCCTGATTTGATGATCTATTTTAATGATGAAGAGCAAATTGAAGTTAAACTCAATGATTCGTATTATCCAGCTATCCATATTGACACTTCTTACGGAGTAGAACACGATTTTGTCTCACAAAAGATCAAAGAAGCAAAGTCTTTAGTAGATGCTTTGGAGATGAGAAAAGCAACGCTTTATAAAGTAGGTTTAATGATTGTAGAATATCAATATGACTTTTTTACGGGCGGGCAGATAATGCCGCTGACACTCAAAACACTTGCCGATGAATTTGGGCATAATCCTTCTACAATCTCCCGTGCAATTGCGAATAAATATATCGCTTGTGACCGTGGTGTGTTTGCGATGAAGGATTTCTTTACGACGGCAATTGATGAAGATGTCAGTAATGCTGCAATCAAAGAGTTCTTAACTGGACTTGTTAAAGAGGAGAGTCGCGAAAAACCTCTGAGCGATATGAAACTGCTTGAGCTGATCCAAGACAAGTTCAAAGTCAAAATGGTACGTAGAACCATTGCCAAATACAGAAAACAGCTTAATATTGCCGGTTCAAGTGAAAGAAAGAAGCTTTATCAACTAGGACTCTCGTGA
- the lptB gene encoding LPS export ABC transporter ATP-binding protein: MHTLKAVDLKKSIKDLDIVKGISLEVKSGEVVGLLGPNGAGKTTTFYMICGLVAASGGQVFFDDDELTGQPLHQRALKGIGYLPQEASIFKDLSVEDNLMIAAQVGIKDKAKQQERILELLDMFNIEPIRYRKGISLSGGERRRVEIARALVNHPKFLLLDEPFAGVDPIAVMDIQKVINQLVSYDIGVLITDHNVRETLDVCDRAYVIKSGELLASGTSEEIGRNEDVRTHYLGENFKL, encoded by the coding sequence ATGCATACGCTAAAAGCAGTTGATTTAAAAAAGAGTATTAAAGATTTAGATATTGTAAAAGGGATCTCGTTAGAGGTAAAAAGTGGTGAGGTTGTAGGACTTTTAGGCCCTAATGGAGCCGGAAAAACTACTACCTTTTATATGATCTGCGGACTTGTGGCAGCAAGCGGCGGGCAGGTTTTTTTCGATGACGATGAGCTCACAGGACAACCCCTTCACCAAAGAGCCTTAAAAGGGATAGGATATCTGCCTCAGGAAGCTTCAATTTTTAAAGATTTAAGTGTCGAAGACAATCTTATGATTGCTGCACAAGTAGGGATCAAAGACAAAGCAAAGCAGCAAGAAAGAATTTTAGAACTGCTGGATATGTTCAATATTGAACCGATCCGTTATCGTAAGGGGATCTCTCTTTCCGGTGGTGAGCGTCGTCGTGTAGAGATTGCACGTGCACTGGTAAATCATCCGAAGTTTTTACTCCTTGATGAACCTTTTGCGGGAGTTGACCCTATTGCTGTTATGGATATCCAAAAAGTTATCAATCAGTTAGTCTCATACGATATCGGCGTACTTATTACAGACCATAATGTTCGTGAAACGCTTGATGTATGTGACCGCGCATATGTTATTAAGTCAGGTGAACTTCTGGCAAGTGGTACAAGTGAAGAGATTGGTAGAAACGAAGATGTTCGTACACACTATCTCGGTGAAAACTTTAAACTTTAG
- the tsaE gene encoding tRNA (adenosine(37)-N6)-threonylcarbamoyltransferase complex ATPase subunit type 1 TsaE gives MKEYTYTVSLEELDSVVAEFLEHFKNGVVILKGDLAAGKTTFVKTVAKLKQICEDVTSPTFSLQQCYGDDTYHYDIYNHGLDHFASLGMMEELEKPGLHFIEWGNDELEKILDAAGFDVATIEIEKISDDKREYTICIR, from the coding sequence ATGAAAGAATATACATATACAGTCTCTTTAGAAGAATTAGATAGTGTAGTAGCTGAATTTTTAGAGCACTTTAAAAACGGAGTGGTGATCTTAAAAGGTGATTTGGCAGCGGGCAAGACTACATTTGTAAAAACGGTAGCAAAACTAAAACAGATTTGTGAAGATGTTACATCTCCTACATTCTCATTACAACAATGCTATGGAGATGATACATACCATTATGACATTTATAATCACGGCTTAGATCATTTTGCTTCACTGGGGATGATGGAAGAGCTTGAAAAACCAGGTCTTCATTTTATAGAATGGGGTAATGACGAATTGGAAAAGATCCTTGATGCGGCAGGATTTGACGTAGCAACAATAGAGATAGAAAAGATTTCAGATGATAAAAGAGAGTACACTATATGCATACGCTAA
- the trpD gene encoding anthranilate phosphoribosyltransferase: MNYEEAKEKFTTLFDHQMDDAQMKEFLESITLDANTPIDVIAAAAEVMRTYALPLPVSEEIRAKAIDIVGTGGDKIGSFNISSTVALLVAASGCIVAKHGSRSVTSKSGSADMFEALGVRLDLNIKQSAQLLEETGFTFMFAQNHHPAMSFIMPVRRSIPDKTIFNILGPLTNPAGVKKSMLGVFDKTFVRKMLEALRINGSESAMVVSSKERMDEISISDITYASRLHNGIVTDFEIDPESYGIRKMPLQAIVGGDANENAQILKNIFDGTATDAQRDIVLMNAAASLMVEGTARDLQEGLEIARETIRSQKAKKKLEQIVEISNKL; the protein is encoded by the coding sequence ATGAATTACGAAGAAGCTAAAGAGAAGTTTACAACACTTTTTGATCATCAGATGGATGATGCTCAGATGAAAGAGTTTTTAGAAAGTATCACTTTAGACGCAAACACTCCTATAGACGTTATAGCCGCAGCGGCAGAAGTGATGAGAACTTATGCTCTTCCGTTACCTGTATCTGAAGAGATCAGAGCAAAAGCAATCGATATAGTTGGAACAGGCGGAGATAAAATAGGATCATTCAATATTTCATCAACTGTCGCTTTACTTGTTGCTGCATCAGGTTGTATTGTTGCTAAACACGGTAGCCGTTCTGTAACATCAAAAAGTGGCAGTGCAGATATGTTTGAAGCTCTTGGTGTAAGACTTGATCTAAATATTAAACAGAGTGCACAACTGTTAGAAGAAACAGGTTTTACTTTTATGTTTGCACAAAACCATCATCCTGCAATGAGTTTTATTATGCCGGTAAGAAGAAGTATTCCCGATAAGACTATTTTTAATATCTTAGGACCCCTTACGAATCCAGCAGGTGTTAAAAAATCTATGCTTGGAGTATTTGATAAAACTTTTGTTCGCAAGATGCTTGAAGCACTCCGTATCAACGGTTCAGAATCGGCAATGGTTGTAAGTTCCAAAGAGAGAATGGATGAGATCAGTATCAGTGATATTACTTACGCTTCAAGACTTCACAACGGGATTGTAACTGATTTTGAAATAGATCCTGAGTCTTACGGGATCAGAAAAATGCCACTACAGGCAATTGTAGGCGGTGATGCTAATGAAAATGCACAAATTCTAAAAAATATATTTGATGGTACTGCGACAGATGCTCAGCGTGACATTGTTCTTATGAATGCTGCAGCTTCATTAATGGTTGAGGGCACAGCTCGTGATCTTCAAGAAGGGCTTGAGATAGCGAGAGAAACCATCAGAAGTCAAAAAGCAAAGAAAAAATTAGAACAAATAGTAGAGATATCAAACAAACTATGA
- a CDS encoding RNA-binding S4 domain-containing protein has product MRIDKFLNAVNITKRRSVAQDMIANGVVLINDVVAKASKNVEIGSIITINYLKEAKKYKVLRIPETKSTPKSLQHEYIEEL; this is encoded by the coding sequence ATGAGAATAGATAAGTTTTTAAATGCCGTAAATATTACTAAAAGACGTTCTGTTGCACAAGATATGATCGCAAACGGTGTTGTGTTAATTAACGATGTTGTTGCAAAGGCAAGTAAAAATGTTGAGATAGGAAGTATCATTACGATTAACTATCTAAAAGAAGCAAAAAAATATAAAGTTTTGCGTATCCCTGAGACAAAATCAACACCGAAATCTTTACAACACGAATATATTGAGGAACTATAA
- a CDS encoding metalloregulator ArsR/SmtB family transcription factor, with amino-acid sequence MEIFLQTIGSINDETRIKILRFIHENNEVCVCDIENSFDMIQSRISRHLKILKDGGFLKVRREGRWAYYSIRSPIDKFRENVLSEISCLDIEIPKLKKGCNLE; translated from the coding sequence ATGGAAATATTTTTACAAACAATCGGTTCAATTAACGATGAAACAAGAATTAAAATTTTACGTTTTATTCATGAAAACAATGAAGTATGTGTATGTGACATAGAAAACTCATTTGATATGATTCAGTCACGTATTTCAAGACATCTGAAAATTTTAAAAGACGGCGGTTTTTTAAAAGTTAGACGTGAAGGACGCTGGGCTTACTACTCTATACGTTCTCCTATAGACAAATTTCGAGAAAACGTATTAAGTGAGATCAGTTGTCTCGATATAGAAATTCCAAAATTAAAAAAAGGTTGTAATCTTGAATAA
- a CDS encoding arsenate reductase ArsC, which produces MNKKVLILCTGNSCRSIMAEALINAKLGDCVEAQSSGVKASGAVNPHAQALLESKGYWRDEYHSKVIETVLDTPFDLVVTVCDHAKETCPMFPKAVKTIHVGFDDPSGKAVEEYEKTLNLIEKELLPVVKEELC; this is translated from the coding sequence TTGAATAAAAAAGTTTTAATACTCTGTACAGGTAATAGTTGCCGTTCAATCATGGCAGAAGCATTAATCAATGCAAAATTAGGGGACTGCGTAGAAGCTCAAAGTTCAGGCGTAAAAGCAAGCGGTGCGGTAAATCCACATGCTCAAGCTCTTTTAGAATCAAAAGGTTATTGGAGAGATGAGTACCATTCAAAAGTTATTGAAACAGTTTTAGATACTCCATTTGATTTAGTAGTTACCGTATGTGATCATGCAAAAGAAACTTGTCCTATGTTTCCTAAAGCTGTGAAGACTATACACGTAGGTTTTGATGACCCTTCGGGAAAAGCGGTAGAAGAGTATGAAAAAACATTGAACTTAATTGAAAAAGAGTTACTCCCTGTAGTAAAAGAGGAGCTTTGCTAA